The sequence below is a genomic window from Coffea arabica cultivar ET-39 chromosome 8e, Coffea Arabica ET-39 HiFi, whole genome shotgun sequence.
TTCACATCTCGATTTGCTATTAAGCGTGTCTCTGCTCGCTTAATTTTTACATTAAGCTTCTCAATTTTTGCTAACATATTACCCGTACTTTCTTTCCTGTCGCTTGTCAGATTGTCTCCTTTCTTTTTAATGCCTTTTGTTTCTGCAGTAACTTACTCCTTTCTATCCTTTCTGGAAGGATTTGTTAAATTAATATCTATGTGAGCTTGAAGCATTGTTTGTTCATGTCTACCAGGATGTTGATACTGCAAATGCAATTGGCTCCAAGTCATATAATACGCTTATGGGGGAGCTTGTTGCCCTTGAGACGCAAAATATGGAGACACAACATAAGAAAAATTCTGAAGAAGATTGTGTTGATTTTGCTGCTGCGACAACTGCAACTCTTGGAGTTCCATCTCCATGCCTCTCAAGAGGTAGATCATTTGATGATGCTCCTATTTCTCTTCCTGATCACCTCATAGGAAGAAAAGGAGACATTGAAGAAGAACAAGAACTGATGAGAGTCTTGAAATTGTCAGTGTCAGAAGTGCCTACTTCATCAGCTGATGTTCCATCTGCTAATAAGCCAAATTCATCTATTGTTACAGAAGCGAGTTCAGATTTCAAGCAGTCTGAACCAGTTTCTTTAATTGGAACATTAGAAGAAAATGTGTTTGATGGAAGTAAAATGTCTTGTCCTGATGAAGTGACAGTTTCTAGCAATTTTGAGACCTCAAGCAATCACGACTTTGACCCAAGAGGTTCTGAAACAGTTTGGCAGGATGCTGTATGTTTGCCCTCAAAGACAGAGCCGGAGAGATCTTGTATCAAATCAATTTCAGGAGAATCTGAATATAATACTGTGGTTAAAGTTGTTGAAGATTGTGGTAGTAATACCTTGGTCAATATTGGAAGTGGAGCTAATCAATCTTCTTCAAGGGATGCTTCTTCTGCCGCTGGAACTAATGTACATAAACCTGGAAAAGATGAAGACAATCAGACCTTGTCATGTTCCATTTATGAAGTTGATGAAGTAGAAAATGAGCGAAATGGTCGTGAAACTGTTGATCCCTTCGGTTCATTGACTCATGCTCCCTGTACTGATTCATTAAATGACAGAACAGATAATGTAGATGAACATCAAGTTTTTATTTCCAATGTTGATACCAGTGAACCTATTTACGAAGGTGAGGAGAGCATATTGGAGTCAACAGATACAACCCATCAAAACCGAGAACCTATGTACGAGGGTGAGGTGGTCCTTGCAGAACAAGGAGACAGAAGTTCTATAGAAGTTTGTGATGCAAAGAAAGATCAAATTACTACTAAAGAAGGTAATGGAATGCTCCTGACAGATGGAGTGGTCTCAATTTTTATTGCACCACTAAGACATGCATTCTTGTTTCCCTGTTTTGCTTCTGCTCTCCATcccctccctctctctgttaTGGTGCAGAATATATTTACTTAAGCTCTAATTAATTTTCTTTAGGGGAACTGATTCAGAATTTTTTGAAGAACAGTGCTAGTCAGTTGACTATATATGGGTATGTTGgttttgtggtttttttttttaacagataATCAATATGTTTTACTTCAATGGAGGTAAGAATTGGAACTTAACTTTGGTCTGATGCATTTTGTGTCTCCTGCAGCCTGTTTTGCTTGCAAGAGGGATTAAAAGAACGTGAGCTTTGTGTTTTCTTCCGGAATAATCATTTCAATACCATGTTCAAGGTCAGTCTTTGATGTTTTTATTGTAATGTCTTTCACTATTACCAATTTCAGCGTACAACAACTTTTATGTGATACTGGAATATAGTTTCCCCTATATAAGTAAATTTGACTATGCTTCTTGACAGTGACATCAGTTGCTCTTGTACCTATAATGATGTAATGTGCAGTTTGAAGGGGAATTATATATTTTGGCTACAGACCAAGGTTACATCAATCAGCCTGATTTGGTTTGGGAAAAGCTGAATGAGGTAGGGGGCTGAGACTGTTAGTAATAAATTTCTTTTTATCTGACTTCATGTCTCATTCTAATCATAGCCTCAAAGATGTAAACGTAAGATAATATTGAATTGAAGTGAACCTTCTTTTGTAATAAAACATTACCTGCTGAGTGACTAGAATACACATAAAATTAACAtgcattaaaattttaattgatttttctttgttttttaagACTTGATTTCTAGAATAGCAAATAATACCCTTGTCCTAAAAAGCCGCAAAAATGACCAGATCCCATTCTATTGTTAGTGTTATACTGTAATGTGAGTGAAATAGAACCTGAGTTTGTTATGCCATTACCATATCAAATCTTTTGGTTGACATTGATATGCAAACTGCCATCTAGATGTACCTGCTCCAGTTGCTTTTTAAAGTTACTTGGGCATTGTATCTAGGGTGGAGTACATTTGTTAGTTCTTTTAAGTTGTTCCTAGGAAATAACTTTAGAGCTCTCCTAGATGTATGTAGTGTCTGTGCTTGTGACTAGGAGGAGATCTAATGTCCAGTTTTATACTGGGGAAAGTAGTCAATTATGTCATCATAGTCTCCTCCACCGTCGAGGAAAGCAAAGGATTGAATGTCCTGCAAGCCACCTTCAAGATTAATTCTAATTTTGAGATTAAAGCCTTTACACTCTAAACTGTTCTCTCATGAGATGCATGTGTGCAATAGAAGCAGAAAATAGAGTAATTCATTCTGTGCAAGTACTGGAACTTTTGTCAATTTGCATGTTGTATTTGTATCTTTTCTGAGTTCCAAGTGTTGATTCGATTAGAAACTCTCGAGAGTCCTGACCAAGCTTTTCCTTTTGAGCTTTTATCTGAAAGATCTGTCTGTGCAAAAATCTTTTCACAGAAGCATCACTTGTTTGGTTGTCTGTGATTCCATTATTTAGGTAAATGGGGACACAGTGTACATGACTGGTAACTTCAAGGAGTTCAAGGTGGAGAATCATGGCAACAACTCATGGGATGAACAGAATGCTATGGCCAGTACTGCTGTATGTAGTTTCGCATTCTTGTTCTGTTGATATAGCTTTTGTAGATTGCTGGTGTTTCCTCTATTGACTTCTTTcatccctttctttttcctaaaCTGAATTGTGAATTCTTTTGCAGGACTACCTAGCAAGCATGGACAATTCCATGCAGGCAGATTCAAGTTTCAAGTAATTATCTGAACACCGTACACTTTTTACCTTTTTCCTTCAGAATTCTTAATCATACTTTTGTAGAATAGGTTTAAGTGGACCTTTCACTTGGATGATCTGTCTGTGTGAATATGTGCGAGAGTGGGTATGGTTTGATGGTTGTGTTCTGTATATTTGTGTTTAATTATGCATCTCCTGGGTGATGCTGGACCTTTGCTCCACTTATTTATGCTGATGAATTTGATTGCCATTCCTTTTTCGTTCTTCTATGGTTGTGCCTTAGTTGATTACTACTGTGACTTGATGTTTATCAATTTTGTCCATCCTTGAATTTGGACTTTGAGAATATTGCTTTAAAGGTTTTAGTAATCATGGGACCATTTCTATTTTCCTTGGAACAACCATAGCAGCATCAAGATTAGGAATTGGTTGACTTtgtggcattttttttttttttgggactaGCGGCTTGAATCTTTTATTGCAGTTGTCATTTTGTGCTTATTTTTCCTGAAATGAAAGGCTTACTGGATTTCTGTAGTGTCTTCTCAAACATGTTGTGGTTAATTGGCTCATGTATCTATTTACTAGGTAAAAGAATTTGTGAGGGTGATATCTTGATCTCAAGGTATATATTTTGCTTTTGACAGTTCCGATTTGCAACTGGCAATTGCCCTCCAGCAACAGGAATTTGAGCAACAGACATCACAGCGGCAAAATAATTCACAACCACCCTCTGTGGGTGGTGGTAGGTTGGTTACTGGACCTCAGGTACATTATAAAATTCTCCTCCTATTTCCTACTCCtttgaaaaattatttgaaagagTTTGTGGTGATTAAGAACTTCTATCTGCTGTTCTAGATTGCGTTGACATGATTTAGCTCAAGTTAATGCTTTGATTTGTGGTCTTCAACTTGtgccaaaaaataaaacaagctGCAATAATATGGATTACTGAATTTCCTGCTTCTCCTAGGATTGGAAAACCACCCAGATAATTATGAAGGGATTTGCAGCTATACTTGTCATttgttttttcacatttttgcGCCTTTTCCTTCGTTTTCCTTCTGAACTTATTGGCAGTAGTTACCAAATTTTCTAATGAGCTTTGTCCAAAATGTCTCCCAAGGTTGTCTTTAACTTCCCTACATGGATCCTCTCTTGCATATTTGCTCTAATTAATGAGTATGTTGATGATTAGATATGAAATCACTCGGTAAAAGGAACTGTTACATGTGGATGGATGATTGTGTCTTGTAGGTTCCAAGGAACAGTGGGAAGTATGCATCTCAATCTCAATCTCAATCTCAATCTTCCAGGCAGCAGGAGACAAAGTCATCCAAAGACAAGTGTGTTGTGATGTGAAAATTTGCTAACCACAGACGACAAGACGCTCGTAaatattttgttttgtaaatactATAAAAACATGTATTGTCCTTTCAGGTCTAgcttctctctgtctctctctctctctctctctccctttgtAAGTAAAGTACATGACACCACATTTTTGGTCTCGGCAaacagaaaattattttttctttttctttttctttttttggggggtgGGACCTAAGCAGAACTTCTGTAGAATCCTATTGGCAGATTTACTTTAGATTGAGATTTAGTTAGTTTCATCTGTTACGTATGTTTTGCTGAACCCCATTCTTATTGCTTTATTAGACTAAACAGATATGTTACTATTTACTGGCTTGC
It includes:
- the LOC113704214 gene encoding uncharacterized protein isoform X1, which codes for MAESSTLASTAAAAPEEQKGGDNEEMMHKTKVIQFLGRTTPIILQNDNGPCPLLAICNVLLLKNNLSLSPDIPEVSQEKLLSLVAERLIDSNSNIKDKDAGYVENQQQNIADAIDLLPRLATGIDVNIKFRRIADFEFTRECAIFDLLDIPLYHGWIVDAQDVDTANAIGSKSYNTLMGELVALETQNMETQHKKNSEEDCVDFAAATTATLGVPSPCLSRGRSFDDAPISLPDHLIGRKGDIEEEQELMRVLKLSVSEVPTSSADVPSANKPNSSIVTEASSDFKQSEPVSLIGTLEENVFDGSKMSCPDEVTVSSNFETSSNHDFDPRGSETVWQDAVCLPSKTEPERSCIKSISGESEYNTVVKVVEDCGSNTLVNIGSGANQSSSRDASSAAGTNVHKPGKDEDNQTLSCSIYEVDEVENERNGRETVDPFGSLTHAPCTDSLNDRTDNVDEHQVFISNVDTSEPIYEGEESILESTDTTHQNREPMYEGEVVLAEQGDRSSIEVCDAKKDQITTKEGELIQNFLKNSASQLTIYGLFCLQEGLKERELCVFFRNNHFNTMFKFEGELYILATDQGYINQPDLVWEKLNEVNGDTVYMTGNFKEFKVENHGNNSWDEQNAMASTADYLASMDNSMQADSSFNSDLQLAIALQQQEFEQQTSQRQNNSQPPSVGGGRLVTGPQVPRNSGKYASQSQSQSQSSRQQETKSSKDKCVVM
- the LOC113704214 gene encoding uncharacterized protein isoform X2; this encodes MAESSTLASTAAAAPEEQKGGDNEEMMHKTKVIQFLGRTTPIILQNDNGPCPLLAICNVLLLKNNLSLSPDIPEVSQEKLLSLVAERLIDSNSNIKDKDAGYVENQQQNIADAIDLLPRLATGIDVNIKFRRIADFEFTRECAIFDLLDIPLYHGWIVDAQDVDTANAIGSKSYNTLMGELVALETQNMETQHKKNSEEDCVDFAAATTATLGVPSPCLSRGRSFDDAPISLPDHLIGRKGDIEEEQELMRVLKLSVSEVPTSSADVPSANKPNSSIVTEASSDFKQSEPVSLIGTLEENVFDGSKMSCPDEVTVSSNFETSSNHDFDPRGSETVWQDAVCLPSKTEPERSCIKSISGESEYNTVVKVVEDCGSNTLVNIGSGANQSSSRDASSAAGTNVHKPGKDEDNQTLSCSIYEVDEVENERNGRETVDPFGSLTHAPCEESILESTDTTHQNREPMYEGEVVLAEQGDRSSIEVCDAKKDQITTKEGELIQNFLKNSASQLTIYGLFCLQEGLKERELCVFFRNNHFNTMFKFEGELYILATDQGYINQPDLVWEKLNEVNGDTVYMTGNFKEFKVENHGNNSWDEQNAMASTADYLASMDNSMQADSSFNSDLQLAIALQQQEFEQQTSQRQNNSQPPSVGGGRLVTGPQVPRNSGKYASQSQSQSQSSRQQETKSSKDKCVVM
- the LOC113704214 gene encoding uncharacterized protein isoform X3, producing MAESSTLASTAAAAPEEQKGGDNEEMMHKTKVIQFLGRTTPIILQNDNGPCPLLAICNVLLLKNNLSLSPDIPEVSQEKLLSLVAERLIDSNSNIKDKDAGYVENQQQNIADAIDLLPRLATGIDVNIKFRRIADFEFTRECAIFDLLDIPLYHGWIVDAQDVDTANAIGSKSYNTLMGELVALETQNMETQHKKNSEEDCVDFAAATTATLGVPSPCLSRGRSFDDAPISLPDHLIGRKGDIEEEQELMRVLKLSVSEVPTSSADVPSANKPNSSIVTEASSDFKQSEPVSLIGTLEENVFDGSKMSCPDEVTVSSNFETSSNHDFDPRGSETVWQDAVCLPSKTEPERSCIKSISGESEYNTVVKVVEDCGSNTLVNIGSGANQSSSRDASSAAGTNVHKPGKDEDNQTLSCSIYEVDEVENERNGEESILESTDTTHQNREPMYEGEVVLAEQGDRSSIEVCDAKKDQITTKEGELIQNFLKNSASQLTIYGLFCLQEGLKERELCVFFRNNHFNTMFKFEGELYILATDQGYINQPDLVWEKLNEVNGDTVYMTGNFKEFKVENHGNNSWDEQNAMASTADYLASMDNSMQADSSFNSDLQLAIALQQQEFEQQTSQRQNNSQPPSVGGGRLVTGPQVPRNSGKYASQSQSQSQSSRQQETKSSKDKCVVM
- the LOC113704214 gene encoding uncharacterized protein isoform X4; translation: MAESSTLASTAAAAPEEQKGGDNEEMMHKTKVIQFLGRTTPIILQNDNGPCPLLAICNVLLLKNNLSLSPDIPEVSQEKLLSLVAERLIDSNSNIKDKDAGYVENQQQNIADAIDLLPRLATGIDVNIKFRRIADFEFTRECAIFDLLDIPLYHGWIVDAQDVDTANAIGSKSYNTLMGELVALETQNMETQHKKNSEEDCVDFAAATTATLGVPSPCLSRGRSFDDAPISLPDHLIGRKGDIEEEQELMRVLKLSVSEVPTSSADVPSANKPNSSIVTEASSDFKQSEPVSLIGTLEENVFDGSKMSCPDEVTVSSNFETSSNHDFDPRGSETVWQDAVCLPSKTEPERSCIKSISGESEYNTVVKVVEDCGSNTLVNIGSGANQSSSRDASSAAGTNVHKPGKDEDNQTLSCSIYEVDEVENERNGRETVDPFGSLTHAPCTDSLNDRTDNVDEHQVFISNVDTSEPIYEGEESILESTDTTHQNREPMYEGEVVLAEQGDRSSIEVCDAKKDQITTKEGELIQNFLKNSASQLTIYGLFCLQEGLKERELCVFFRNNHFNTMFK